In Vitis vinifera cultivar Pinot Noir 40024 chromosome 4, ASM3070453v1, the genomic window AGAAAATGGAAGATTTAAATATTAGGTAACCCTTTTCTCTGTGATACTTAAAATCAGTTTGCTTTCTCAGTCAACTGAAATGGCAATATCAACTAATATTACATTATTACTTAAATGATATATCAGTAAAAATAATGGGTAGAGTTGgtatttatttgtgaaattgCAATCTGAAGCTATTTGCACTCGAAGAGTGTGTAATATGTGTCTTTCCTCTTGTTATTTTCTGGTTCTGTTTAGCGTATGTGCTAAACTGAGAACAATATATGCCATCATGAATGGTTGGTCAGTGTCTTGTTATATTAAGTTCGAAATTGCAAAATTGCTGTTTGTTTTGTCTAAAAATGCAATCTTTGCAGTACCTGAGAATTGCAGTTCTCTTCGTGTAGATAGAGAGATACTTAATCTTGTGCTGTTggagttaaattttttttttggttataataatttatggaTTGTTTGATGGCCATCAGTATGATTTGCATTGATCTAgcctaaccaaaaaaaaaaattgatttgcaTTGATCTAATCGGTTCTTTTATAACGATGTTAACTCACTGACAACTTAATCTCAGCATGGttgttaattttaatattatggttatttattatttttttcatcaccTTTTCCACAATATGTTGGGGAGAAAGGAATAGGAATTCAGCAATATGGTCGCTACACATCCCAATTGACTGTTATCTTGCTGGGCCATTTTCTGGTGGAGTCACAACAGTCACtattttctttggcgtgtgtgcATTGGGATGCAAATGGCATCTTAGATGGATGCCATTTGGTGGCCATCAGAGATGAAGTTGGTTGGAAATTCTATTTCCCTTTGTCTAGGTTTGTATGTTACGCTTTTGCTACCATTTTAATGTGGTAGTTGCTCCTTCAGCCAGGGAGCCTGTGAAGTCTACCATCTAGGTTTCTGATAAATCAGTTACTAATTTGATGAATGATAGCCTGGTGTAATAAACCAATTCCTGTTTTCAAACAGGCAAAACTGTTTCGATCAAAGGATTGTCCTTCACAAGTTTGCTTGAAAGCTCGTGATGGTCTTCTAGCAAAGAAATCATGGATATTGCATTCTGATGGCCGGGACACCAATGGCCTCCCTCATGGATTCAAAGACACTCGTGTGAACCAATCGAAGAAGAAAGTTTCGCACATCCCTAAGATCAAATGGAAATGCCCACCCAAGGTAAGCTGATGTTAGATGTTAGACCTCAACTTGCAACCCCTTGTTGCAAATTTTTCATGCTTTTGGAGGGGGTATCATTACAAGTTTCTGCATACATCTGGCATGGGCACTGAATTTTGCTGAATtgaattcttatattttaactgtttttttttcttaaccagTTTGTCTTGAGTTCCAATTGGCTCGTTGCATCTGGTGAAGAAAGCCAAGAGGCAGAGGCTCAAAAGCTGAGAGAAAATCATGTAGTTGAAGCAGTTTATCCTCGCATATCTGCTATACCTCTTAGGTAAAATCTCCTAACCCCTGAAAATCTGTATATTACTTCCTTTCTTCATCCTTAAACTGAGGCTCATGCATCTTCCTATAGCCCCTCTATTTCATTGGACATAGAAGAATGCCATCAGGATGATTGTGACATCCCTCTTGTCCCCATCACATCCATGGAAGATGAAGGAACAGTGGATACATTGTTTGATTTGGCAGCACCAATCAACTCTTCCATGATTTCAAAGCCACCAGCCTTGTCCCAAGATTTATTGGCATCTGGAAACACCTCCCAGTGCAACAGGCCTGTTCTAGAGCCACCTGCCATTGAAAAAACTGCACTTGGCTTGTCACCGGATGTAGAAGCTGATATAATTGCTGCAGCTACTGCTGCCATTACCATGGTCATGAGATGCAAGGAGCAGGGAAGCTTGATTGACACAGATTTGCTCATTAAAATCCTTACCAACCCAAAAATGACTGAGAAATTGATTAATGATTGTCGAGAACCTGGAGGTACCAGTACTATACCCTTTTCTGAGTCAAAACCGGTAACTCAGTTGGTTACCGTATCCTGTTCAGAACCTGCTATGGTATTGGAGCCAAGGCCAGCCAATGAAAATATGTGTTATCAACCAAAGAGGGTGCGGCCTGCTCTAGATTCAAGGTCTCCCCAAGAAGATACTTTTCCAGTCTCTAGGTCAAAGCAAGTTGCTCATCGAGTTCCCTTACCTCACACAAATGGGAATATGTGTTCTCTACCAGGCGACAAGAGACCTGCTCTAAATTCAAGCCCTCTCCAGCCAGATAACTTTCCAATCTCGTGTTCAAAGCCTGTCACCCTTCCAAAGCCAGAAAGTGGAAACATTTATCCTCTGCCCAATGGGATGCTACCAGACTCAAATTCAAGGCTTTCCATACCCAATACTGTTACAGTTTCTTTGTCCCCAGCTCCCTTACCCAGCAAAGGACCTAATATGGTTTTGTTGTCTCAGCCAGCAAAAGTTAACTTATGTTCCATTCCAAATGATGTGCAACCTGCCATAAATTTGAGACCTCCCCAAGCAGATGCTGTCCAATTCTCTAGGTCAAAGCCAGCAAATGGAAACATGTATTCTCTTGTAGATGAGGTGCTAGCTGCTGCCTCAAATTCCAGGCCTCCCCAGCTAGATACTGTTCCCGTCTCTAGTTCAAAGCCTGTCAGTCTTTCGGTTCCCGTTTTACCCAGCATAGAAGTTGATATGGTTGCCACACAGAAGGCAGCAAATGAAAACTTCTACCCTTTATGGAGTGGGTCGGGATCTACTGTAAGCACAAGGTATTCTCGAGAGCCTATGGTTCCATTATCTGGGTTTAATCCTGCACCTCTCTTGGTTCGCTCTTCTGTCCTAGAGCCTAGGGTTTTGTCACCAAGACCAACAAATGGAAACTTGCACAACATACTGAAAGGAGTACAACCAACTTTAAACACAACACCAACTTTACCAGACATCTTGCCAACATCCTCTTTCAAAGCTATAAAATCTCATGTGAAGGACGTCAACTACTATAAGAGCCTCGTTAAGCAACACGGAGGAGAAAAGCAAGGAACTCAGGATCAAATCATCCCACAGTATGCTAACCATGAAAATTACCTTCAAGGCATGGAACTGATACAGAACTTCAAACCAACAGAATTGAAACCGAAGTCTCAGAAGTCTTGCATCTTCTATAACAGCCCAACAGGATGTCGAAATGGAACCAATTGCCCTTACCAGCATGACACGTTCTCTCAATTGCGTTGTGGCAGCATGCTGGAAGATAAAAGGGCAAAGAGAATGAAACTAGATGGGAAAATTACAGGCAGAAAATAATCGAGGCGGTAACTGGTGGTATGGTTTTTCAACTTATGTAGGTTCATATTTCCATAATCCCCCACATAAAACTACACGGTTGCACTTCATCATAATCACAAGTGCACCACCCACTCGTTACCTTATCTTCCCATTCATAGTGCATAGAACACCTCCTTGAGAGGTTAAAATAAAATGTCTAAGAGGAACTTTTACTGACAGTCTTACATTTACTTTCTAAGACTTGAAAATCCTAGTTTAGAaattttcacactttttttaatcatatgatGCTGATCATTTCGTGTGCACGGACACTATCGCTGCTGATATTTTTGCATTTATGAACCATGGGGCCATTGTTAAAGGGGGGAATTTCAATTAAATAGCATGCATGACCATATAGCAGCAATACCAGATTATATGAGAACTGCTAAAACTTGGGAAAATGAAAGATGGAACCGATTGGAGCAAATATGACAAAATTGATTGATATCCAATACACCTGGTGATTAAATAATCATCATATGttcatgataaaaaaaagtgaagttgAATGTAGTAATAGAAAAATCATGATCATTATAGATGTGAAAAACTACAGAAGGGGTTCCAGTGCAACATAGAAGAACAATAATGCTCATATCTATGCTGCAGCATCCAATCACTCTCATAGTTTCTGCCACACCATACATGGAATCCTGTAGGTGAAACAAATTGAGAGATGTATATCAAACCATGCTTTTATTCAGTTAATACAAATCTCATCAATCCACAACCTGGTAAAAATTTTAGATGTTCCCAAGGAATGGGTCAAAACAGTTCAGAATTGGGTATTATAAGTTCTAACACTCCACACACATCAATGGCCTCGTGCCCTGTAATAAGATGGTCATATTGTTGCCCATATTGGAAGAGCAACAACCATATTTCAGAAGACTCCTTGTTTCAGTCTAACCAAGAGCTTCTTCTGCGATGATCAACCAGTCCTCATTATGATGTGAACCCCACTATCAGTTTCCACGATGTCGCTAATCTCCCCAACTTTAAGAGCATATGTTGCTTCTTCAAAAGGCTTTTGCATCTGACCCCGACCAAATGGCCCTGTAACAACATTTACAAAGTACTTTTGTTTAAGACCTGCATTTATCAGGATAAGACCTGAGATCAATCAAAGCCAAATGAAACATAATGCCAAAATGGGGCACCGCTCACATGTACATCCCGTACTCTTTTtgtgcaaaaacaaaaataatatattggaaAGACATTTATATGCACAGGGGGTAGAAATCTCATTTACACGTGCATCATAAGGAATCAAAGGGCTCAACAAGGTAACAAGTCCCATAGTGAACACAAACTAAAAGATCATGTATAAGGCCAGATCTAAACAACCCACAAATACTAGAAGGGAAGAAACATTCAAATTTTCTTGTTCATAATAGCTTCAAACTTCATACCAAACTAAACTCTCTAAGGCAGGCCTGGAAATGCATGCAGACGCACACAAGTACATAGCACATTCAGTAGAGTGCACTGGCATGAGCCTCAAACCGTCTACGCTTTAAAGGTGTTTCAGTATGTAACCAGGGCCACTGTAAAGCTCTCAGATGATTTGCAGCAAAAAAACTGGGTCCAGAAGCTGTAGCAAATGCAAAAGTACAAATTTGGGCATTTTCAATAAATTCTACAGGTTTATTAAGCATTAGTTTTGACTGAAGAATGTCTTAGCATGAAACAGACTCCTCTGGATTATCACTAAAcctaaattataatatttatgatacTCATCTGTACAGATCCAGAGCCTGAACCTGTATCATGAATATTGGAAAAAGAGCAAAgacaacaattattattatttttggtggttttattaataaaaacagAAATTCCCTTCATTCAAAATTAAGTGATGGATGGAAGGATGAGAGCCAAAAACCTATGTATCAGTTCTACCAGGAAACCAAAACAAGAGACAGCAAGATTACATGAGAATTTCTTGGATGCTAGAGGGAGCTATGGGACTAAACCATATAGAAATATTGATTTACCAACGATTTTCATGCAAGATGGTATTCCAACACATGGGACCcaaaagttacaaaataaggATGGTAATCGTGCATGCTCAGGATGGGGCACCCTGTTCTGATCCCATCCTCATGGACAAAACCCCTGCAAAACTTATCCCAGTTCCATTCCTTGTCCTGATCCCACCTTGCAAGATCAGTAAAGAAAACTTGTTTGGCTGAGTCAGGGGCACCACTGGACTTCAAATATAGCATATAAGCATATAGGGTTTGCAACATTCTTTACTGATAAAGATCTGATGAGATCAACTGGTGGTACAAGTACCTACAGAAGAGGGAGCAGACCACAAAAAATTTCtcctataaaatataaaatggaattattaaaaacaatgttGCTCGAGATAGTGGAAAGTCTTGGAGCTGAGGTTTAGTCTTCGTGAGTATGAGAAACAATGTGCCACTTGAAAAACAAGTGACACACCAACTTTTTCACCAGGCATAAGGAATCTTAACTCCAAAACCGAACATATCCAAATTGCTAGTTAACATTGTAGCTAATCATTATAATCTCATTGAGTCCACAGCATAAGAAGAGCATGAATTTTGTTGTAATCATTGAGAAGCCTCTTTATCTCCTATATCACTTAAGATGAACAAGCTATTAAAACCAAGCCAACATGAACAATGGAAAAGAACTTCATCCTAACACACAAGATGGCAAAA contains:
- the LOC104879131 gene encoding zinc finger CCCH domain-containing protein 30 produces the protein MKLSKSSKKVSWAPDANLCQAKLFRSKDCPSQVCLKARDGLLAKKSWILHSDGRDTNGLPHGFKDTRVNQSKKKVSHIPKIKWKCPPKFVLSSNWLVASGEESQEAEAQKLRENHVVEAVYPRISAIPLSPSISLDIEECHQDDCDIPLVPITSMEDEGTVDTLFDLAAPINSSMISKPPALSQDLLASGNTSQCNRPVLEPPAIEKTALGLSPDVEADIIAAATAAITMVMRCKEQGSLIDTDLLIKILTNPKMTEKLINDCREPGGTSTIPFSESKPVTQLVTVSCSEPAMVLEPRPANENMCYQPKRVRPALDSRSPQEDTFPVSRSKQVAHRVPLPHTNGNMCSLPGDKRPALNSSPLQPDNFPISCSKPVTLPKPESGNIYPLPNGMLPDSNSRLSIPNTVTVSLSPAPLPSKGPNMVLLSQPAKVNLCSIPNDVQPAINLRPPQADAVQFSRSKPANGNMYSLVDEVLAAASNSRPPQLDTVPVSSSKPVSLSVPVLPSIEVDMVATQKAANENFYPLWSGSGSTVSTRYSREPMVPLSGFNPAPLLVRSSVLEPRVLSPRPTNGNLHNILKGVQPTLNTTPTLPDILPTSSFKAIKSHVKDVNYYKSLVKQHGGEKQGTQDQIIPQYANHENYLQGMELIQNFKPTELKPKSQKSCIFYNSPTGCRNGTNCPYQHDTFSQLRCGSMLEDKRAKRMKLDGKITGRK